A window of Verrucomicrobiia bacterium genomic DNA:
CAGGGCTTTTGAAGTGGGAAGCGCTCATTCCCGGATCCAAAAGAAAATAACTTCCAGCGGAATCATCCCGCCTTTTTCTCTTGTTCCCGGTCCAACCGAAGCTGGCCGCATGCGGCGTTGATGTCTCTTCCCGCCGTCTGGCGGACGATAACGCGGAGTCCCCCGCGTTCGAGGATGGCGACGAAGGCATCCAGCTTTTGCTTGGAAGGCGTTTTGTATTCCATCTCGCGGATCGGATTGTAGGGAATGATGTTGACCTTGGCGTTCAGCGGCTTGGCGATTTTCACCACGCCCCTGGCTTCTTCCGGCGAATCGTTGACGCCGTCGATCAGCGTGAACTCGAAGGTGATGTCCCTTTTGAGATCGCGGTTGATTTTGCCCAGCGTCTCGACGAGCTCTTTCAGCGTGTAGCGTTTGTTGATAGGAACGAGTTCCGTGCGCGTGGCCTCGTTACTCGAATGCAGCGAAACCGACAGACGCACGCGGCCTTCGTTTTTTTCCACGAACTGGACGATCCGGGGCGTGATGCCGGAAGTCGAAACGGTAATACGGCGCGAGCCCAGGGCAAATCCCCACGGGGCCTGCAGGATTTTGAGGGCCTTCATGGTCGCGTCGAAATTGTCCAGCGGCTCGCCCATGCCCATGAAGACGATGTTCGTGATTTTCCTTCCCGTCTCACGCGACACCGCGGCCACCTGCTCGACGATTTCCCCCGCGGTCAGGTTCCGGCCGAACTTTCCCTTGCCGCTCGCACAGAAGCTGCAGCCGACCTTGCATCCCAGCTGCGTCGAAACGCACACGGTCTCGCGGTCGGACTGCGAGATCAGGACCGTTTCCAGCAGCCGTCCGTCATGCGTCGAGAAAAGAAATTTCGTGGATTCGGCGTTCGAAGATTTTTTGACCTCGCTGACTTTCAGAGTCGAAACCGGCACCTCGCGTCCGATGCTTTCGCGCAGGTCTTTCGGAAGCGTCTTGGCTTCGGCGATCTCCCGGATATTTTTCTGATAAATCCATTCCAGGATCTGGCGGCCGCGGTAGGCGGGCGCATGATGCTGCACGGCAAAGGCCTCGGCTTCTTCGATGTCCATGCCATAGAGGGACGAAGGTTGAGGAGCGGCCTTGCCTGCGGCTAAATCCATTTTCGCCACTTCATCCATACCAGCATGCCAACCGACACCACGATCGAAAGCCCGATAGCATAATGATAACCATACGCCCAATCGAGCTCGGGGATATGCTTGAAATTCATGCCGTAGATGCTCGCGATGAGTACCGCGGGCATGGTCAGCGTAGCCATAACGGTCATGTGCTTGATGATTTCGTTTAATTTGTGGGAAGAATAGGAAAAATAGGCTTGAAGCAGGTTGGAGAGCATTTCATGATGCCCTTCCGCGAACTGATAGATGCTCACGAGGTGATCATAGACATCGCGGAAATAAATCATGTGTTCTTGCTTGATATAGGGCGAACTGCTGCGCGTCAAATGGCTCAGGAGTTCGCGCTGGGGAGCGATCATCCTTCGAAGAAAAAAAAGATCGCGCTTAAGCTGGAGAACCGTCGAGATAAAGCGTTCGGGCGCATCTCCAAAAGCCGCGTCCTCGACCTTGTCGATCTTCACGTCATAGTAGTCCAGGCTGGGCTGGTAATCGTCGACGAGGCGGTCGAGAAGGGCATGGACCAGCATGTCGGAGCCTTGCCCGAGAAACCGCTCGTGTTTTTTTTCGACAGCAGCCCGGATCTGGGCAACGGCTGCGATCGGCACTTTGTGGAACGTGACGACATAGTTTTTTCCGAAGAAAATGTTGAGCTCAAGGGCGGCAAGCTTTTCGACGTCTTTTTCCCGGTCATGAGAAATGCTCAGGCTGCTGGCCACCAGAAACAAGTATTCGTCGTAGTCGTCCAGCTTGGGCTCGGACCGGTCGTTGATGCAGTCTTCGATCGCCAGGGGATGGAAATTGAAAAGCTCGATCAGGCATTCGATTTCGAAGTCGTTCGGGCTTTCCAGATCCACCCAAAGGACGCAATCCGGGCTCTTCAGCGCATTGAACATATCCGTGCGCGAGAGATTCGTTTTTAATTCGGCGCTTTTTTTGTAGAGATACGTATTGATCATCGGGGGACTCCTTATTTGCGCAGCTTGAACCCGGTGCGAAAAAGGTAAACCGTGTAAGCGAAAAGCGCGAAGAAAATGACCAGCACAATGCCGGCGCACAACCCCGCGGGCACGTCGGAAGTCCCGAGCATGCTGTAACGCATGCCGTTGATCATGTAAAACATGGGGTTCCACACCGTGAACGCGCGCAGGGCCGGCGGAACCATGTCCGACGAATGGAAGACCCCGCCCAGGAAAACCAGCGGAGTGATGACAAACGTGGTGGCAATGGTCAAGTGCTCCCATTCTTCGGCAAAAAGCGCGACCACCATACCCGCCGCGGAGAAAATGAGCGACACCAGGACGAGAAAAAAAAGCACCGCGACCGGATGCACGACTGGAAACCGGACAAAAAAAAGCGAAACGGCGTAGACGCCGGCGGCCGTCACCGCGCTGCGCACGAGGCCGCCGAGCAGAATGGCCAGGACCATCTCGAAATATGAAAGCGGCGTGACAAGCAGCTCCTCGATGTAATTCGCCCATCGCGAAATAAAAAGAGAGCTCGACGTGTTCGTGTAGGAACCTTCGATGACATGCATCATCACAAGTCCGGGAATCAGGAACTCCAGATAAGAGACACCCTTCACCTGCTGGATCTGGGAGCCGAGCGAGCATCCGAAAATCAGGATGAAGAGGAAGCTGGAAACAAGCGGCGGAATTACCGTCTGGCTGATGACCGACAGGAAGCGGTAAATTTCGCGCCACACCAGCGTCCAGAAACCGGTAAGGGCTTTCATGCGTGGTTTTTCTCCTTTTTTTCCGTCAGCCTGAGAAAGGCGTCTTCAAGGGTCGGGTGCCGGATGTCGATTTTCTCGACTTCCAGTCCCGCGTCATGGAGGATTTTCAGGACGCGCGTCACGCGGTCACCGACCTCTTCGAACCGCAGCATCTTGGCCTCGGCATCGGCAATCACCGAAAGCTCCGCAAGCTTTGGGGCAAGGCGCGCGGGGCTGTCTTTCAAATAAAGTTCCACCAGGTCTCCGCTGATTCTGCGGATCAAATCCCCGGTCGCGTCCATGGCCACGATGCTGCCCTCGTGGATGACGCCGATATGCCGGCAAAGCCTCTCGGCTTCTTCGATGTAGTGCGTGGTCAGGAAAAGCGTCACGCCTTCCTGGTTCAGCCTCTTCAGAAATCCCCAGAGCTGGTGGCGCAGCTCGAGGTCCACGCCGGCCGTGGGTTCGTCCAGAATCAGGATCTTGGGCCGGTGCATCAGGGCCCGCGCGATCAGGAGGCGCCGCTTCATGCCGCCTGACAGCTTTTTGTAATCCACCTTGCGCTTGGCGGTCAGCTCGAAAAGCTCCAGGAGTTCGTGCGCCCGGACAAGCGCCTGGCGCCGGGGAATCCCGAAATATCCGGCCACAAACACCAGGATATTTTCGACGGAAAGATACGGATCGAAATTGAATTCCTGCGGGACGAATCCGACGAGCGCGCGCGTCTTCCGGTATTCGGCGATGACATCATGGCCAAAAATCTTGACGGAGCCCCCGTTGAAATTCGCAAGGCCGGTCATGACGCTGATCGTCGTCGTCTTCCCCGCGCCGTTCGGCCCGAGGAACCCGAAAAAATCCCCCTCCCGGACTTCGAGGGAAACATCATTCAGCGCCTTCAGGTCCTTGTAATATTTGGTCAGCGATTTAATCGCAATGGCTGGCTGTGTCATGTAATTTTGGGGAGACGTCGTACGGTTGGGTTATGGGTTCTGGCGATTGATCGCCTCACGGTTGTGGCGGCCGCCGGATGAGGCCTTCTTTGGTCCCGATCGCGCCGTCATTTTCCCAACGGAAAATGGCGGTCACCGTCCGAGGCCATCCGTGGGCCTCGACGGTGCCGTCACTTTTTGACCAAAAAAGTGGCGGAGAGGGCGAGATTCGAACTCGCGAAACCTTGCGGTTTACTCGCTTTCCAAGCGAGCGCACTAGACCAGGCTATGCGACCTCTCCTGAATCATGAATTCGACGATTACCGGCGATCTTTGCGCAGGGCCTTGAAAAACGCCTGGAGCAGAGACCGCGATTCCTCCGCCAGGATTCCCGGAACAACCTTCAGGCGGTGGTTCAAACGATCGTCCTGCACCACGTTGTACAGGCTGCCGCAGCATCCGGCCCGCGCATCCTGCGAACCATAGACAAGCTGGGAACACTTGGTCACGACCAGCGCGCCCGCGCACATGGCGCACGGCTCCAAAGTCGCGTACAGGACCGCCTTTTCAAGGGAACCCCGGTGGTCTTTCTTGTCTTGAGACAAGGCTTCCGAGGCCTGGGTCAGGGCGATCATTTCGGCATGCGCCGTCGGATCGTGAAGGGTTTCCATCTGGTTATGGGCCCTCGCGATGATCCGGTTTTCAAAAACGACCACAGCGCCGACCGGGATTTCTCCCGCGTCAAAGGCCTTCACGGCCTGCTTGAGCGCTTCGCGCATAAAATGTTCGTGGGAGATGTCCTGCATCGCTTGTCCGTAAAGGACGGTTATTCTACTGGTTTTCCCCGGGCTTTTCTATGGTTGTTTTGGCCGCGCGGCCGCTTAGGCAAAAAAAGCCGCGGGGCGCAATGCCCCGCGGCTTTGATGCGAAAAACCCGGGCGGAGGGTAGGGTTCCGCCGTTTTGAAATTACACCGTTGTCGTGTTGCCGGCCCATTCCTGCCAAGCGTATTCGGGCTTGATGAGCGGACCTTTGTCGTCCTTGGGGAAATCAAAGGGACAGGTCACGGTGTCGATGATGCCGGCGCCGAGGCGGAGAATCGTGCGTCCGAAGCCGCCGAGAAGCCCCACGGTCCAGCCATAGGCCTTGCCTTCTTTATTGCTGGTGACATTGACCGTCCTCGCGATTTCGACCGGCGAAGAAATAATGTTTAAAAGGCCGCGGTTCAGCTTGTCCGACCATTTGTATTCACCGACCGTCAAATCCGCAAAGGCGGGGGTTGCCGACAACAAAAGCATGAGAGCCGTCATTCGCCATACATTCTTCATAATCTAATCTCCTTTTCTGATTCAATGCGATATTACGCCGCAAAAGTTTCTCCGAACGAACCTTTCGAACCGCCATACCTGCGGAAAATTTCGCCTGCGTCGCTGCGCCTTTGTTCATTTTCCACTTTGACGGCGACCAGAATCTGACCTTCCTGGATTTTTTTCTCAAACCGCGCGCCTTCTTCTTCAGACACTCCCCAGATCGAGAGGATCGCGGCAAATCCTTTTTCCGCGGCCTGCGTCGGCGCCTCGAGAAAGAGAGCGAGCAAGTCCCCGTCCGCCCTGAGAGGCCCCAGCCCGGGCAGGAAAAAAGTCTCGATTCCCTCGAAGAGTCCGAAGGCTTCTCCCAGAAGGCCCGCGGGAGCGCCCACGGCCGCGGGTGATCTCGAGCCTTCGAGGACCATCACGGAAACGTCCTGCATGAAAAATTCCGCTTCCAGCAGGTCCCGCACCGCCGGCATCACGTCTTCTTCGTTCACCGTTCCCAAAACCATTTCGTGAGCCATTGCTTAATCCTCCATGTCGAGTCCCAGATCATTGGCCCCGCGGCTTCTCGCAGTCTGCAGCAGCTTCCGTATCCCGGGATTCCAGTGCATGGCAAAATCCACCCAGCGCTTGGAAGAGAGCAGCCAGCCCACAAATCCGGCCGAAACCGCGCTTTCCGCGAAGCCCAGCCCCAGAAGCGCCCAGGCCCGGTGGCCCGGCCCTTCGGCCAGGAAAAAATAAGCCGCGAAGTGAAGCAGGACAATGCCCGCGAAAAAGAAGAGAAGCCCGAACAGCACGAAAAACAAAGTCATGAATCCGCTGCGCACACTTTGCACGGCCTTCAGGTAATAAATCGCGCCCTGAATCCGGGCCATGGTGACGGCTCCCTTCTGGTATTCCTTGAAAACGTTTCCCAGGCCCAGGATGCCCAGCTCCATCAAGCGGTTGGAAAGATGCGGCTTTTTCACTTTTCGTCCCCGTTGTTGTCCTGAGGGATCGCCGGCTGGCGGACCCGCGGCGCCGAGGCCTTGCGTCCGAACCTGACGCCGAAAAGAAAGGAAACGAACGCGACGGCGCCGACAAACGCCCACGGATTTTCGTGTGCCTGCTTGTCGACTTCCTTGGCCCTTTCGAAAATCTTCTCTTCTTCGTCCTGCAGTGCCTTGAAGAGCTGCTTTTTGGCGCTCTCCACGGCATGAAGGCCGTTTTCGGCTTTTTCCTGGATCGCTTCCGCGATTTGCCCGTATTTTTCGCCGATGAGTCCGTAAAGCTCTTCCTTCTTTTCCTTTGCGGCTTCATTCAAAAGGTCCACCACTTCATGCAGCTTGTCGTTCTTAAATCGCGTTCTCATGAGATCCTCCGTTTTTTCTTTTGCATCAGGCGGCTTCTTTGTGCGGCGACGCGGCATGGACCAGTTCCGGCTTTTTGACCGGCGGCAGCTCCATGGCCTGCTTTTTGGACGGCCGCGCGGGCGGAGGCAGAATCTCCAGCCGCACGGGCAATCCGGACTCCGCGGAACGGTACAACGCTTCGATGATTCGAACGTCGGCCAGGCCTTCGTACCCGGAAGGCTCGGGCTGCCGGTCGCGAAGTACGCAATCGGAAAAATAAAG
This region includes:
- the rlmN gene encoding 23S rRNA (adenine(2503)-C(2))-methyltransferase RlmN codes for the protein MDLAAGKAAPQPSSLYGMDIEEAEAFAVQHHAPAYRGRQILEWIYQKNIREIAEAKTLPKDLRESIGREVPVSTLKVSEVKKSSNAESTKFLFSTHDGRLLETVLISQSDRETVCVSTQLGCKVGCSFCASGKGKFGRNLTAGEIVEQVAAVSRETGRKITNIVFMGMGEPLDNFDATMKALKILQAPWGFALGSRRITVSTSGITPRIVQFVEKNEGRVRLSVSLHSSNEATRTELVPINKRYTLKELVETLGKINRDLKRDITFEFTLIDGVNDSPEEARGVVKIAKPLNAKVNIIPYNPIREMEYKTPSKQKLDAFVAILERGGLRVIVRQTAGRDINAACGQLRLDREQEKKAG
- a CDS encoding exosortase system-associated protein, TIGR04073 family — translated: MKNVWRMTALMLLLSATPAFADLTVGEYKWSDKLNRGLLNIISSPVEIARTVNVTSNKEGKAYGWTVGLLGGFGRTILRLGAGIIDTVTCPFDFPKDDKGPLIKPEYAWQEWAGNTTTV
- the tadA gene encoding tRNA adenosine(34) deaminase TadA is translated as MQDISHEHFMREALKQAVKAFDAGEIPVGAVVVFENRIIARAHNQMETLHDPTAHAEMIALTQASEALSQDKKDHRGSLEKAVLYATLEPCAMCAGALVVTKCSQLVYGSQDARAGCCGSLYNVVQDDRLNHRLKVVPGILAEESRSLLQAFFKALRKDRR
- a CDS encoding ABC transporter permease, whose translation is MKALTGFWTLVWREIYRFLSVISQTVIPPLVSSFLFILIFGCSLGSQIQQVKGVSYLEFLIPGLVMMHVIEGSYTNTSSSLFISRWANYIEELLVTPLSYFEMVLAILLGGLVRSAVTAAGVYAVSLFFVRFPVVHPVAVLFFLVLVSLIFSAAGMVVALFAEEWEHLTIATTFVITPLVFLGGVFHSSDMVPPALRAFTVWNPMFYMINGMRYSMLGTSDVPAGLCAGIVLVIFFALFAYTVYLFRTGFKLRK
- a CDS encoding ABC transporter ATP-binding protein yields the protein MTQPAIAIKSLTKYYKDLKALNDVSLEVREGDFFGFLGPNGAGKTTTISVMTGLANFNGGSVKIFGHDVIAEYRKTRALVGFVPQEFNFDPYLSVENILVFVAGYFGIPRRQALVRAHELLELFELTAKRKVDYKKLSGGMKRRLLIARALMHRPKILILDEPTAGVDLELRHQLWGFLKRLNQEGVTLFLTTHYIEEAERLCRHIGVIHEGSIVAMDATGDLIRRISGDLVELYLKDSPARLAPKLAELSVIADAEAKMLRFEEVGDRVTRVLKILHDAGLEVEKIDIRHPTLEDAFLRLTEKKEKNHA
- the corA gene encoding magnesium/cobalt transporter CorA; amino-acid sequence: MINTYLYKKSAELKTNLSRTDMFNALKSPDCVLWVDLESPNDFEIECLIELFNFHPLAIEDCINDRSEPKLDDYDEYLFLVASSLSISHDREKDVEKLAALELNIFFGKNYVVTFHKVPIAAVAQIRAAVEKKHERFLGQGSDMLVHALLDRLVDDYQPSLDYYDVKIDKVEDAAFGDAPERFISTVLQLKRDLFFLRRMIAPQRELLSHLTRSSSPYIKQEHMIYFRDVYDHLVSIYQFAEGHHEMLSNLLQAYFSYSSHKLNEIIKHMTVMATLTMPAVLIASIYGMNFKHIPELDWAYGYHYAIGLSIVVSVGMLVWMKWRKWI